The Babylonia areolata isolate BAREFJ2019XMU chromosome 24, ASM4173473v1, whole genome shotgun sequence genomic interval TAATTGACCTTTGAAGGaccttttaatccttttttttatatctgatgAGGAAAAAAGATACGTTCCTAACGAAATTGATGTTTCATTCTGTGTACAATTTCAggtgtttcttcttgttgtttttttcagctgtAGCGCCATGGCAGGATGGAGCTTTATCCAGGACCTCCAACACATGAATAAGAAGATGGCTGGTGACGCAGTAGTGACCTATTATGACGTCACTGCTGGGAAGTGTGCTGCACGCTGCACTTCAAAGAACCCATGCAGTGGTTTCGCTTACAATGAAGAAGAGAGGGTGTGCACGCTCTGTGGTCTGTGTGGGGATTTCAGGCTGGTGGACGCGCCCGGGTATCGGTTTTATGCCATGGCAGGTCAGTTTGATGCAGAGTCTTTGTCTCCACAAGGATCAGAACAAAAAAGATTCATAATTACCAACATAACTTTGGTATGAGTAGTTAGATTTGAATCTTTGaaaattttattcagtttttagattttctgggatatgattccaAAACCCGCACCCTGAATATGAAAGGCTTGATTCAATAAAATAAATGTTGTAAATGGAATATTTATCTACTATACTAGtacaatactactaataataaatggTTTGAACAAATTGCTTGCTGAATCCCAGAGAGTGGAAGTGTTGTCAATACAGGATTGAATGTATGAATAACATAACTATTTTCTTGTATTCAACTGATATGACTTCGAAGCAATGGTATTGGTTATATTTTCTATGTGTTTTGACCAAGATAGGTTATTGTCGGTTGTTATTCCTAGAACCTTGTGATTGGTAACACATGGCACACTGTGTCAAGTGGATGTAGGCAAGCATatgatatgggagagagagagagagagagagagagagagagagagagagagagagagagagagaattcgtcaCGTTCtcaatgaaaacttttttttttttaaatcatatgtTTATGTCATACTTTATGGAAGCAGCAAGcaaaatgatttgatttgacacCAAAGCCCAAaggagctctttttttttcttttttttatcaaaggcTCAAAAACCGTCAACAATagataatttttttcttctttatttcacagGTCTCATCGATACATCCAAAAACCAAGCCAACATCTGCCCAGACGACATGGTCAGTCCTCAGAACTGCTGGAAGTCGACTGGTGGTTTGCTGGCCCACGTGGCAGTGGGACCACTTGGGGTGTGGGCTGTCAATGGAGATGGAGATGTCTTCTATAGGACACAGAACTACCGAGATCCTTTCAACATTGGATCGTCATGGAAGAGAACGGATGGCATCATGCGTCAGTTGGATATAGGCGATAATCTTGTATGGGGGATAGATTATTATGGTAGAAACTATAACAGAGAAAGCATTACAAGGTCCAGTCCAGCCGGAACCTCCTGGCACCGTCATGAAGAAAACATCCGCTTGAAGTGGATCTGCGTGAAACCCAGTTTAAGTCGATGGGGCAGTGATACAACCAATCGCGTCGCCTATCGTGGAAGTGCTGGCTGGCTGGTGAAAGGCAGAAACATCCAGCGGGTGGATGCTGATCTAGCAGGAGTGTGGGTCTTGAACACCACTGGTCAGCTCCTCTACAGGGTGGGTACTTATGGTGACAACGGGTCTCCAGGCACAGAGTGGCGGGCACTGGAGGGCACGTTTCAGTCAGTGGCGTCTGGCAGGGATCTGATGGTGGCTGTGGACATGGCTGGACACGTCTGGCTCAGAACGGGCGTGGGTCCCAACACCCCGACTGGCCTGGGCTGGGTGCAGTACCCAGGGTTCATGAAACAAGTTGATGTCTATCAGACAGATGAGGGTGCTGCTCTGTGGGGCGTTGACTCTGCTGGGGAGTCTTTCTTTTCGGTCTTGATGGATTAAAGGAGTCTTTATTTTCGGTCTTGATGGATTAAAGGAGTCTTTCTTTTCGGTCTTGATGGATTAAAGGAGTCTTTATTTTCGTATTTTCGGTCTTAATAGATTAAACGAGTCTTTAAGTTTGGTTTTGATGGACTCATAACAAATTCCTTCAAAGGTTACCGTTAATGAGAGTCTTTAGCATTGTAGATTATGTAATGACCTAAAATAATTTTCTGGGTAGAGTCGCTTCGTTCCGACATTTCGCATGACATTTATATTCTCCAAATGAAAGCAAATGAAATTAATAGACTGATAATAATGAATTCacaatcttctctctgtctctgtttctctctgtctttctctgtatctctgtctgtctttctcgttctgtTGCGAATACAACGTAAAAGTCTCAAAATACGTACATgttcaaaacacaccaaaataatGTATAAACATGGCTCAGGCATATTTCAATGAAAGGATGAAAGTAACGATACATCATTTCTTACATCAGTATACTCGTCGAAATCTAAGTTGAAGCTGGGCTTATCATTTCAATTGCAAAGTTATACTCTTTCTCGCAACTGTCGTCATGGTTTGCAAATGTGATCGGAGAGCTTGGACCATAGACATATAAAGCATCCATCTTAGATGTAATCTCTGAAACGAAAATAAAGTACTTCCCCGTGCGAAATATGTCGCTCTGAAAATGTTCGACTAATTGCGGGGTCTGACACAGAACCGAGTGTGCTGTGGACATAAATGAGATCCCTAGGACTGTTCAGGcaataccgtcatcatcatcaccttcatcatcatcacgtttATCCTCAATTATGTTCacgcgaattaaaaaaaaaaaaaattgttccacATCATGTGGCCATTCATGTCCCGGTTTCATGGTGACATTCGTTTAAAGCTATACTGTGCATTTGGATCAATGACTAGGTCATTACTGCCGTTTGAGAGCTAGAAGAATCATAACAGGTACAACTGCGCAGCACTTAATTAGCTCAGCAGCTCTGCAGGGGCTAATAGAGTGTGCGTCCTTATGACGACCTGACATTAATGGTTTCTCGTAGACTTCCAGCTCTAGGGCTATGGTAAGGTGATCCTGTGTATGGGCCATGGGGGAAATGGGGcatgaaaagaacacacaaataATCAATACTGTTGAACGAAACATTCTGGAAGATGGATGGTCCCAGCTTTCGGAAAGAGATTATATGTTGTAGTTACTTGAATTCCAAGTTTGTGAGAATGTAAAATTCTTTTAATGCACAAATTTGAAGGCAAAATACAATCTGATTATCAACCGCTTTACCTGTGCTGACACAAAACATGTCAATAATTATTTTCCGGTAATTTAATATTCGATCCCAGATTGTCGTTCACTGAAAATCTACTTCAGGATACAGTGCAGATAGCTGTAACACCCAGTCCTGAAGTACAAGCCTTGAAGCACTTGATGCAGACGTAGGTTTGAACTGGAAATGCTTGTGCAGCTGCTTTCCATCGCCTCAGTTTTTTCCATCATTCTCTGAATGTCTCGAAGCTGGAAGTGTCTTTTGTTAAGCGTCAACTCTCTCTGTTTTTGGCCATTTCTACCAAATGcgattgtcattgcctgcaagtGACAACTGATGCTTCCGCCAGTCTTTGAATTGTATCTGGGGGACTTCTCTGGATTTTGTCCTGACACAGTTTACTGCACAGCAGTAAGGCAAAGGCAGTGCTGTGCAGTGAGCTCTGGCGCAGCATCTGAGGTGCTCAGATGTTGGAGAGGGGTATTCC includes:
- the LOC143299189 gene encoding perivitellin-2 31 kDa subunit-like, which produces MTPSSSACFLVGCFAIASWFSSCSAMAGWSFIQDLQHMNKKMAGDAVVTYYDVTAGKCAARCTSKNPCSGFAYNEEERVCTLCGLCGDFRLVDAPGYRFYAMAGLIDTSKNQANICPDDMVSPQNCWKSTGGLLAHVAVGPLGVWAVNGDGDVFYRTQNYRDPFNIGSSWKRTDGIMRQLDIGDNLVWGIDYYGRNYNRESITRSSPAGTSWHRHEENIRLKWICVKPSLSRWGSDTTNRVAYRGSAGWLVKGRNIQRVDADLAGVWVLNTTGQLLYRVGTYGDNGSPGTEWRALEGTFQSVASGRDLMVAVDMAGHVWLRTGVGPNTPTGLGWVQYPGFMKQVDVYQTDEGAALWGVDSAGESFFSVLMD